The following coding sequences lie in one Fimbriimonadaceae bacterium genomic window:
- a CDS encoding ATP-dependent helicase produces the protein MPITQQQWAVINTTQDAIAHDAATHIRVVAGPGSGKSQAIEKRVEHLLASGVTPSTIAVVSFTRASARDLQTRVRKSCEKKGYPQVEQVSISTLHSLCLTALRSAGLLSRFPVDPIVLMDLELKNFYDPEFGQCAGIPSTRRRTDIRRFFEAFWSTGQQSAPTYVLPRNGIAITTDEQQKFQIFHNQSAQVYACVLPGEIVRECVDQINAGALDIVQILNIKYMIVDEYQDLNPADIEFIDILATSGVNVMVAGDDDQSIYSFRHASPLGIQNFVAKYPQCSQHALNTCVRCSTDILAAGVSLVVSSPIPNRIPKTLVSAHSTASPTVNGTVVRAVFRTHRDEATFIAQSCEQLLACGVAANTILILLSNSKLLWSPIQDALLERDIPFEYSGDETFADSIAGIVVQCLLRISTSLKPTGVSDDYVATRMLFGSLSGVGISSCERLRDFILQTPNTNYQSIFYTSQITKTGNSRLDGAISRLRKVLSTILAWSKSDTLDMRRDEIAKVLQDILGTAYISDWMQFCNTLPSHFTLEETKNYTMTDTIEQQSTLVSESYRRIGEDQPIAEKVVPAIRIMSMHGAKGLTANAVFIPGLEDGVLPNDYQKPYPYLMSEAARLLYVSITRARACCVMSYARYRAVFGNLQNQIPSIFLNHTGGGTIDRTNVPLTQIEIAAILRDINNMPQ, from the coding sequence GTGCCAATAACCCAACAGCAATGGGCGGTCATCAATACAACTCAAGATGCTATCGCACATGATGCGGCTACACATATACGTGTCGTTGCAGGTCCAGGCTCAGGAAAATCTCAAGCGATTGAGAAACGCGTCGAACACTTACTTGCATCAGGGGTAACACCTTCCACCATTGCAGTTGTCTCATTTACACGAGCATCCGCACGTGATCTGCAAACACGTGTTCGCAAATCCTGTGAAAAAAAGGGATATCCCCAGGTTGAACAAGTTTCCATATCAACTCTACATTCACTCTGTCTGACTGCACTTCGCTCAGCTGGCCTTCTCAGCAGATTTCCTGTTGATCCAATCGTACTAATGGATTTGGAGTTAAAGAACTTTTACGATCCCGAATTCGGCCAGTGTGCCGGAATACCAAGTACTCGGAGGCGAACAGATATTCGACGTTTTTTTGAAGCATTTTGGAGCACAGGGCAACAGAGTGCTCCAACGTATGTGTTACCGCGAAACGGAATCGCGATCACTACTGACGAGCAACAAAAATTTCAAATATTCCACAATCAATCCGCTCAAGTTTACGCTTGTGTGCTTCCTGGAGAAATTGTTCGTGAGTGCGTTGATCAGATTAACGCAGGAGCACTGGATATTGTCCAAATTCTAAACATCAAGTATATGATAGTTGACGAATATCAAGATCTAAATCCTGCCGATATCGAGTTTATTGACATCTTGGCTACTTCCGGAGTTAACGTCATGGTAGCCGGAGATGATGATCAGAGCATATACAGTTTTCGACATGCTTCTCCACTTGGGATACAAAACTTCGTGGCGAAGTATCCTCAATGTAGCCAGCACGCCCTTAATACATGTGTACGATGCTCAACGGACATTCTTGCCGCTGGTGTGTCGCTAGTAGTTTCATCACCAATACCCAATCGCATTCCTAAGACTCTTGTCTCAGCTCACTCCACAGCAAGTCCAACAGTAAATGGAACCGTTGTCAGAGCGGTTTTCAGGACACACAGAGATGAAGCTACGTTTATTGCCCAAAGTTGTGAACAGTTACTAGCGTGTGGCGTAGCAGCAAACACAATATTGATACTTCTGTCTAACTCGAAGCTGTTATGGTCTCCTATACAGGACGCGTTACTAGAACGCGATATTCCGTTTGAGTATTCGGGAGATGAAACCTTTGCTGACTCAATTGCTGGCATTGTTGTCCAGTGCCTACTACGTATCTCTACATCCTTAAAGCCTACAGGGGTGTCTGACGATTATGTTGCTACCAGAATGTTGTTTGGCAGTCTCTCCGGTGTTGGCATCTCATCTTGTGAACGGCTACGGGATTTTATTTTGCAGACCCCTAACACTAACTACCAGTCTATATTCTACACATCTCAGATAACTAAAACTGGTAATAGCAGACTAGATGGTGCAATATCGCGCTTGAGGAAAGTATTATCGACCATTTTAGCATGGTCCAAGTCTGATACCCTTGACATGAGACGAGATGAAATTGCTAAGGTTCTTCAAGATATTCTTGGCACAGCTTATATAAGTGATTGGATGCAGTTTTGTAATACATTGCCAAGTCATTTTACCTTAGAGGAAACGAAAAATTACACGATGACTGATACTATTGAACAGCAATCAACTTTAGTATCGGAAAGCTATCGGCGAATCGGTGAAGATCAACCGATCGCAGAAAAGGTAGTCCCAGCTATTCGAATTATGTCAATGCACGGGGCAAAGGGATTGACTGCAAACGCTGTATTTATCCCCGGGCTAGAGGATGGCGTTTTACCTAACGACTATCAGAAGCCGTACCCATATCTGATGAGCGAAGCAGCAAGATTACTATATGTATCGATAACCAGAGCAAGAGCATGTTGCGTGATGTCTTATGCACGATATCGGGCTGTATTTGGCAACTTGCAAAATCAAATACCATCTATATTCCTTAATCACACTGGCGGAGGCACAATTGATAGAACTAATGTTCCATTAACTCAGATCGAAATTGCTGCGATATTACGCGACATTAACAATATGCCTCAGTGA
- a CDS encoding acetyl-CoA carboxylase carboxyltransferase subunit alpha — translation MAAKSWKEWERPLIELDDNLAKLKEQLPKLPQQERAAMEERIAEIEQRRDNYLNVMYSRLGPWEKVLVARAEKRPYTLDYITAIFQNFTELDGDRRFGADHAIVGGPATFDGRPVMIVGHQKGRNIQDRQYRNFAMAKPEGYRKAIRLFEMADRFHMPVITFIDTPAADPGVESESRGISEAIAASMLKMFELTVPVVSVVIGEGGSGGAIGIAAANRVMMQEHAIYSVIPPEGCAAILWRMPEKGAQAAAALKLTAQSALEFELVDEILPEPKGGAHRDPVEAAATVKDGIARSLKVLDELDGEALKADRYAKFRAMGQMRED, via the coding sequence ATGGCCGCTAAATCCTGGAAAGAGTGGGAAAGACCGCTCATCGAGCTTGACGATAACTTAGCCAAGCTCAAAGAGCAGCTCCCCAAACTGCCGCAGCAAGAGCGCGCCGCGATGGAAGAGCGCATCGCCGAGATCGAGCAGCGCCGAGACAACTATCTCAACGTGATGTACAGCCGACTTGGGCCTTGGGAGAAGGTCCTCGTCGCGCGAGCCGAAAAACGCCCCTACACCCTCGATTACATCACCGCCATCTTCCAGAACTTCACCGAACTCGACGGCGACCGCCGATTCGGAGCCGATCACGCCATCGTGGGCGGACCCGCGACCTTCGATGGACGCCCGGTCATGATCGTCGGGCACCAAAAGGGTCGCAACATCCAAGATCGGCAGTATCGCAACTTCGCCATGGCGAAGCCGGAAGGCTACCGAAAGGCGATCCGCCTGTTTGAGATGGCCGACCGGTTCCACATGCCGGTTATCACCTTCATCGACACGCCCGCTGCCGACCCCGGAGTAGAAAGCGAGTCGCGGGGCATCAGCGAGGCCATTGCCGCCTCCATGCTCAAGATGTTCGAGCTCACCGTACCGGTCGTTTCCGTCGTCATCGGCGAGGGCGGTTCCGGCGGAGCCATCGGCATTGCCGCGGCCAACCGGGTCATGATGCAAGAGCACGCGATCTATAGCGTCATCCCGCCGGAAGGTTGCGCCGCGATCCTTTGGCGCATGCCCGAAAAAGGCGCGCAAGCCGCCGCCGCGCTCAAGCTCACCGCCCAAAGCGCACTTGAATTTGAATTGGTGGATGAGATCCTTCCCGAACCCAAGGGCGGCGCACACCGCGACCCCGTGGAAGCCGCAGCAACGGTGAAAGATGGTATAGCTCGGTCACTGAAGGTGCTGGACGAGTTGGACGGCGAAGCGCTGAAAGCCGACCGCTATGCAAAATTCCGTGCAATGGGACAGATGAGAGAGGATTGA
- the accD gene encoding acetyl-CoA carboxylase, carboxyltransferase subunit beta translates to MQAFVQCANCKKILFSVEFEQALRVCPHCGHHHRLSAKERIAWTFDPDSFLEVDQELRSGNPLGFPDYPEKLEGAEKKMDMHDSMVAGLAKLDGLPVSIAVADFSFMGGSMGSVNGEKVTRTMERGIDSGMPVIVFCASGGARMQEGLLSLMQMAKTTAAVQKCRDNGIPFITVFTDPTMAGVLASYASVADVILAEPKALVGFAGARVSKQAGVSKVPNDFQTAEFCLSHGMIDKIVHRRDMRATLSLLTKMLGGHLTHGR, encoded by the coding sequence ATGCAAGCCTTCGTCCAGTGCGCGAACTGCAAGAAAATCCTTTTCTCGGTCGAATTCGAGCAGGCCCTACGTGTCTGTCCCCATTGTGGACACCACCACCGCCTCAGCGCCAAAGAGCGCATCGCTTGGACCTTCGACCCCGACAGCTTCCTAGAGGTTGACCAGGAGCTGCGCTCCGGCAACCCGCTCGGCTTTCCCGATTACCCCGAGAAGCTGGAGGGCGCCGAGAAGAAAATGGACATGCACGACAGCATGGTCGCCGGCCTCGCCAAGCTCGACGGACTGCCCGTGAGCATCGCCGTCGCCGACTTCAGCTTTATGGGCGGCTCGATGGGCTCGGTCAATGGCGAAAAGGTCACGCGCACCATGGAACGGGGAATCGACAGCGGCATGCCCGTGATCGTCTTCTGCGCATCCGGTGGCGCAAGGATGCAAGAGGGGCTTTTGAGCCTGATGCAGATGGCCAAGACCACCGCCGCCGTTCAAAAATGCCGCGATAACGGCATCCCCTTTATCACCGTTTTTACCGACCCCACCATGGCCGGGGTCCTTGCCAGCTACGCCAGTGTGGCCGATGTCATCCTCGCCGAACCGAAAGCGCTCGTCGGGTTCGCCGGAGCCCGCGTCAGCAAACAGGCCGGGGTGAGCAAAGTCCCCAACGACTTCCAAACCGCCGAATTCTGCCTTAGCCACGGAATGATCGACAAGATTGTCCACCGCCGCGACATGCGTGCGACGCTTTCGCTCCTAACCAAAATGCTCGGAGGGCACCTAACTCATGGCCGCTAA
- a CDS encoding DNA-3-methyladenine glycosylase 2 family protein codes for MIEEAMAHLKSVDPVLGKVIDVVGPAQGRQHIGVGDTFEYLAHVIIFQQLAGAAASTIEKRFIALFPDSPFPKPDDILNASEEYIRSAGISRQKQGYLRDLAARAKQGLPTMKEMIEMDDEHILESLTQVKGIGRWTVHMLMMFRLGRPDVLPIDDLGVRNGAKKLYGMDGGCSIKQLEEIAQPWRPYRSIGSYYMWEVLELKDLPS; via the coding sequence ATGATCGAAGAGGCGATGGCGCATCTCAAGAGCGTTGATCCGGTTTTAGGAAAGGTGATCGACGTTGTTGGACCCGCCCAAGGCAGACAGCACATCGGCGTTGGCGACACCTTCGAATACCTGGCCCACGTGATCATCTTCCAACAGCTTGCCGGAGCCGCCGCAAGCACCATCGAAAAGCGTTTCATCGCCCTTTTCCCAGACTCCCCATTCCCCAAACCCGACGACATCCTCAACGCCTCCGAGGAGTACATCCGCAGCGCAGGAATCTCCCGTCAAAAGCAGGGCTATCTACGCGACCTCGCGGCCCGTGCCAAGCAAGGACTGCCCACCATGAAGGAGATGATCGAAATGGACGACGAACATATCCTTGAATCGCTCACCCAGGTGAAGGGGATCGGGCGGTGGACCGTCCACATGCTCATGATGTTCCGCCTCGGCAGGCCCGATGTATTGCCCATCGATGACCTTGGTGTACGCAACGGCGCGAAAAAACTCTACGGAATGGATGGCGGCTGCAGCATCAAACAGCTCGAAGAGATCGCCCAACCATGGCGGCCCTACAGGTCCATCGGCAGCTACTACATGTGGGAAGTCTTGGAGCTCAAGGACTTGCCGAGCTAA
- a CDS encoding proteasome accessory factor PafA2 family protein, which yields MDRPRTDRVFGVETEYGCLVADENLGSPEAAVELIKDYVFFDMKLGAMDIHSRDEVFEPAQCGGFLMNGARLYIDAVGSHLEYATAECRSLKDLVANDRAGQRHIVRAIRELDLVDDVCIYNNSVDHFGGHTFGCHENYLVEANDELLTERVEMFYPFLVTRQIYAGVGRVGGHVLSANAFRPNYQEVVDNPIDYIWVSHVYGVLPDDSVNYQLSQRADHILKTIASRVRFNRAIINPKWEHFYTYGGRTRLHLLYGEANQNEYAYALKVGTTSLVVALLEENAVPQRLLLSQPVFALRTVSRDDEYKWLVELADGTTITAIDLQREYLKLAERFRGESEQTDWILNEWAAILDGLEKDPMALADKVDWVAKKKVVEQYMESEGLGWQDDALQSIDLEYHNIDPDQSLFHALQEMGQTERMLDDLDIVDAMTDPPQNTRAKGRAKLVREVMARKGRKYYAFDWNGVSVDQLTYVEMPDPYETYDES from the coding sequence ATGGATCGTCCGCGCACCGATCGCGTTTTCGGAGTCGAAACGGAGTACGGCTGCCTAGTTGCGGATGAGAATCTTGGCTCGCCCGAGGCGGCTGTCGAGCTGATCAAGGATTATGTGTTCTTTGATATGAAGCTCGGGGCGATGGATATTCATTCGCGGGATGAGGTTTTTGAGCCTGCCCAATGTGGCGGGTTCTTGATGAACGGAGCCCGGCTGTATATCGATGCGGTTGGGAGCCACCTCGAATACGCCACTGCCGAATGTCGGTCTTTGAAAGACCTTGTCGCCAACGACCGAGCGGGGCAGAGGCACATCGTCCGAGCAATTCGAGAGCTTGACCTCGTTGACGACGTCTGCATCTATAACAACTCGGTTGACCACTTTGGCGGGCATACCTTTGGGTGCCACGAGAACTACCTCGTTGAGGCGAACGACGAATTGCTCACGGAGCGCGTGGAGATGTTCTATCCGTTCTTGGTCACTCGGCAGATTTATGCGGGCGTTGGGCGAGTGGGCGGGCATGTGCTCTCGGCTAATGCGTTTCGGCCGAACTATCAGGAGGTGGTGGACAACCCAATCGACTACATTTGGGTGAGCCACGTTTATGGGGTTTTGCCCGACGATTCAGTGAACTATCAGCTCAGCCAGCGCGCCGACCACATTCTGAAGACCATCGCGAGCCGGGTGCGGTTTAACCGCGCGATTATCAACCCGAAGTGGGAGCACTTTTACACCTATGGCGGGCGAACGCGCTTGCACCTGCTATATGGCGAGGCAAACCAAAACGAGTATGCCTATGCGCTGAAGGTGGGGACGACTTCGCTTGTGGTGGCTTTGCTTGAGGAGAATGCGGTTCCGCAGCGGTTGCTGCTGTCGCAGCCGGTTTTTGCGCTCAGGACAGTCAGCAGAGACGATGAGTACAAGTGGCTGGTTGAACTTGCCGACGGCACCACGATCACGGCGATTGACCTGCAGCGGGAGTACCTCAAGCTTGCCGAGCGGTTTCGGGGGGAGAGCGAACAGACCGATTGGATTTTGAACGAGTGGGCGGCGATCTTGGACGGCTTGGAGAAGGACCCGATGGCGCTTGCCGACAAGGTCGATTGGGTGGCGAAGAAGAAGGTGGTTGAGCAGTATATGGAGTCGGAGGGGCTGGGCTGGCAGGATGACGCCCTCCAATCCATCGACTTGGAGTATCACAACATCGACCCGGATCAGAGCTTGTTCCACGCGTTGCAGGAGATGGGGCAGACCGAGCGGATGCTGGACGATCTGGACATCGTGGATGCGATGACGGACCCGCCGCAAAACACTCGGGCCAAGGGTCGGGCGAAGTTGGTGCGTGAGGTTATGGCGCGGAAGGGTCGGAAGTATTACGCTTTTGATTGGAACGGGGTGTCGGTGGATCAGTTGACATATGTGGAGATGCCGGATCCGTATGAGACGTACGATGAGTCGTGA
- the tsaD gene encoding tRNA (adenosine(37)-N6)-threonylcarbamoyltransferase complex transferase subunit TsaD yields the protein MLPPTFDRPILAIETSCDETSAAVLVGMDVRSNIIASQIDLHQKWGGVIPELAARAHVEAILPTLEEALSVAGIAKEELGAIAVTNRPGLVGSLSVGVTAAKALAYALKLPLIGVHHLEGHILSPLLAKPDLPFPHICLLVSGGHTELVLVEEVGRYRLIGQTRDDAAGEAYDKSARLLNLPYPGGKSIQEQAADGNPTRYSLPKGLEREETLDFSFSGLKTAVLRLVQNEGTALRVPDAAASVQEAINSILSRRSMEAIEQSGAKALTLAGGVAANMDLRKRLETEAHKLGIPFAPAPLEMCTDNAAMIGLAATFRLAQGESDNWDLDCLANDNLPR from the coding sequence ATGCTCCCCCCGACCTTCGACCGTCCCATCCTCGCCATCGAGACCAGTTGCGATGAAACCAGCGCTGCCGTCCTCGTGGGAATGGACGTGCGCTCAAACATCATCGCAAGCCAGATTGACCTCCATCAGAAGTGGGGTGGCGTGATCCCTGAACTCGCCGCCCGAGCCCACGTCGAAGCCATCCTCCCGACCCTTGAAGAGGCGCTATCCGTAGCAGGCATAGCCAAGGAAGAGCTTGGCGCTATCGCCGTAACCAACCGCCCTGGCCTTGTCGGTTCGCTCAGCGTCGGTGTCACCGCTGCGAAAGCCCTCGCCTACGCGCTCAAGCTCCCTCTCATCGGCGTTCACCACCTCGAAGGCCACATCCTCTCGCCGCTTCTTGCGAAGCCTGACCTTCCCTTTCCCCACATCTGCCTTCTCGTCAGCGGTGGCCACACGGAGCTTGTTTTGGTGGAAGAAGTGGGACGTTATCGGCTGATCGGGCAGACCCGCGACGATGCCGCTGGCGAAGCCTACGACAAGTCGGCAAGGCTCCTCAACCTTCCCTACCCCGGTGGAAAGTCGATCCAGGAGCAAGCCGCAGACGGCAACCCCACGCGCTACTCATTACCGAAAGGGTTAGAACGGGAAGAGACGCTCGATTTCAGCTTTAGCGGGCTCAAAACCGCCGTGCTTAGGCTCGTACAAAACGAAGGGACCGCCCTGAGAGTCCCTGATGCTGCTGCCTCAGTCCAGGAGGCGATCAACTCCATCCTCAGCCGAAGGTCGATGGAAGCCATCGAACAATCGGGGGCTAAAGCGCTCACCCTCGCCGGTGGTGTCGCCGCGAACATGGACCTGCGCAAGAGGCTCGAAACAGAGGCCCACAAACTCGGCATTCCCTTCGCCCCCGCTCCGCTGGAGATGTGTACCGACAACGCCGCTATGATCGGTCTCGCCGCAACCTTCAGACTGGCTCAAGGTGAATCGGACAACTGGGATTTAGACTGTTTGGCTAACGACAATCTGCCGAGGTAG
- the rimI gene encoding ribosomal protein S18-alanine N-acetyltransferase, which produces MAVIRFEPLSDQHIPAILEIEKDANSAPWSERSFKNELTNAQSVFAVALIGAAVVGYGGAWIVVDESHITTVAVHKDYRGQGIGLKIMREILKESKQRGAICSTLEVRASNQAAIHLYEKLGYVLTASRKKYYPDNNEDAVIMWLHEM; this is translated from the coding sequence ATGGCGGTTATACGCTTCGAGCCTTTATCCGACCAGCACATTCCCGCGATCCTGGAGATCGAAAAGGACGCCAATTCTGCACCTTGGTCGGAGCGCTCTTTCAAGAACGAGCTCACCAACGCCCAAAGCGTCTTTGCGGTTGCCCTCATTGGTGCTGCTGTCGTTGGCTACGGCGGGGCATGGATCGTCGTCGATGAATCCCACATCACAACCGTCGCCGTCCACAAAGACTATCGAGGGCAAGGTATCGGCCTCAAGATCATGCGTGAAATCCTCAAAGAGTCGAAGCAGCGCGGGGCCATCTGCTCAACTCTGGAGGTCCGTGCGAGCAACCAAGCCGCGATTCACCTTTACGAAAAGCTCGGCTATGTGCTGACAGCCTCACGAAAGAAGTACTACCCCGACAACAACGAAGACGCCGTGATCATGTGGCTGCACGAAATGTGA
- a CDS encoding ABC transporter ATP-binding protein — protein sequence MLKIQDLNVYYGAIHALMGINIEVNQGEIVAIIGSNGAGKSTTLRTISGLLRAKSGSIHFKGTDITSKPPHEIVKLGLSQSPEGRRIFTNMSVQENLQLGSFIRKDANIGPDMEAVLTRFPRLRERFKQNAGTLSGGEQQMLAIGRALMSRPQLLLLDEPSLGLAPNLVREIFSIVLDLNKDGCTVLIVEQNANKALEIAHRAYVLETGNIILADTGKALLTNPKVKECYLGG from the coding sequence ATGCTGAAGATTCAAGACTTGAACGTGTATTACGGGGCCATTCACGCCCTCATGGGGATCAACATCGAGGTCAACCAGGGTGAGATCGTTGCCATCATCGGCTCAAACGGAGCGGGAAAGAGCACGACCCTGCGCACAATCAGCGGTCTCCTGCGCGCTAAGTCCGGTTCCATCCACTTCAAAGGCACCGACATCACGTCCAAACCTCCGCACGAGATCGTAAAGCTTGGCCTTAGCCAAAGCCCCGAAGGTCGCCGAATCTTCACCAACATGTCGGTTCAAGAGAACCTACAGCTCGGCTCGTTCATTCGCAAAGATGCAAACATCGGCCCCGACATGGAAGCTGTCTTGACCCGCTTCCCCCGACTCCGCGAGCGCTTCAAGCAGAATGCCGGGACCCTTAGCGGTGGTGAGCAGCAGATGCTTGCCATTGGTCGAGCCCTCATGTCTCGCCCACAGCTTTTGCTGCTTGATGAGCCAAGCCTTGGCCTTGCCCCTAACCTCGTCCGTGAGATTTTTAGCATCGTTCTTGACCTAAACAAAGACGGATGCACCGTCCTCATCGTGGAGCAGAACGCAAATAAGGCGCTTGAGATCGCGCACAGGGCCTACGTTTTGGAAACCGGCAACATCATCCTTGCCGACACCGGAAAAGCCTTGCTCACAAATCCCAAAGTCAAAGAGTGTTATCTGGGCGGTTAA